In Malus sylvestris chromosome 2, drMalSylv7.2, whole genome shotgun sequence, the genomic stretch CCAGAACCAAACTTGAGTGTTTATTCCGGCGATCTACAAATAGCCCGCCTGGTTTGATCAAATACCCGAACCAGAATAAGTGCATGGACCGCTCTAATATCAGCCCGCATGCGACATCAGGTCCTGAAGGAATCCATAAGGCTTTACATTTTGGTGATCTTAGCCAAATATGGCATTCCTTCAGAGGAGGTTATGGTGTTGTTGGAGCAAGACTCGtcttgcttctccaacttcCTATGTACATATGCATGATCTACTTTCCTTCTCAATGAAATTATCttattaagaaataataaagtaaaattaataaataataaacacaACTTTAACTataacttaaattttttttgaacaacGTAACAACCCCAAATCCTTTCTTTGTTGTGCTTTAGGAACTACTAAACTTAATCATAAATACATTTCTTTCAAAAGTTATAATCGCATGTCTCATTGTTTCCCAGCTAAGActataagggtgcgtttgttgcgccggactgtctcggactggactagctgccgggactaagctggactggcttagactggactaagctggactaacttagtgaagcgtttggtgcagtctcggactaagaagcaggataagaaaaacagtactgttcaccagatttgtgtttgcttagactaggactacaaatttttgtcattgtgtaatagagtaatgctacaaatctcatgatatgggttaattggagcatatttttgccatgtatattatgaatcttaaaaaaaattgacaattgttttgtttctattacctgctaatagaattgggtttaatttgcaaatgtagcttgatttaaactctatcacccaacagaagaaaaataatagtggccaatacatgcaacttcaacaaatacaagtacataagatctccataatttagaaaatcctagttaacattagttaacattagccaaaatagatctccataatttacaaaatggctagttaacataagccaaaatactagtgcaaagctaagttataagtcataacataagactgtatgattaataaaatacatccatgttaacgttaataaaatacatccatgttaacattagccaaaatcctcATCCGCTTGCGTTGTCTCTTAAAAGTctttggacgaacactttcttgagttccggtttgattgccctgaacactcccacattttttggtttatccaaaataagagacaatgcatcaatttgatccataggagagagacccattgcttcaagttcattagctatgtcagtatgatctgcagtaccttgaactaaagcttcagttaccatttgcatcctcttcccactttcaacataaaaatctttcagtccactgataattgcctcggttccatcacttgaacttcccacagctcttttcctctttctttggctattttcagatggggtgctttgttggctttgttggttcattgaagaaacaaaattatcacctccaatatcactttcaccaacatgatcatgactttgttcctccaccatttgagcaggggtttcggctacattacccgtagcccgatcttttccaaatatatatgcaaatctatcaaacagtggaaaaggtttgcttctccatccatcggcttctttatttctctaagattatatcaacatagcaaaactaaaatttagcatgcgtaacaaatataggagcaagaatataactaatgcataaataaaataggatatgaacctgcacataagtttgccatgcgtcatcactgtcaacttcaacgcactttttgacatcattccatgcaaatccacttgtgtttatcatgtcaacgaccatactatatgtttttttccatttcttcaacttggactcaatatgtggatttgcctttatatttgaatgaggacataaaacattgacagcttttgctatttcaaccaaagtaccttgtttgaaagcaccggtgtcacaccgttgcttccgagcaacaaaatcctcaagaactcctagtaatacttcttcctcaaatgcttcccatttacgccttcttccttttggctcttgagtagcattcaaaatattttcgttatccatacctaaacaaaaaatattttaatgaaggaaaataccatacaaataatcaatttgcataatatccaatcaacttgcataatatccaatcaacttgcataatatccaattaatttgcataccatccaatcattgtgctaatatctaacaaatgcatgataaaaaggaatactaaaatattttaatgaaggaaaataccatacaaataatcaatttgcataatatccaatcaacttgcataatatccaatcaacttgcataatatccaattaatttgcataccatccaatcattgtgctaatatctaacaaatgcatgataaaaaggaatactaaaataaaatgttatcattaaaacatatagctagttcggttgctggttcctaattgctctccactcaTTATACATTTCCTCAGCCATATCATTCCTCATTGCAGTCCACTGGTCCGATGATTGAAcactaccaacatattcaccttcttctgtattttgtccatcttctattattggcaaattctccattggatctactgacatctcttgcctaataagattgtgtagtaggcaacaagcggtaattattcgaccttgtgtccttatcggatagaaagatggactccttagtatcgaccaccttccttttagcaagccaaaacagcgttcaattacattccttgccttagaatgcttcatgttaaaatattcttccttattagaaggtgttcgtccctcccattcagataaatgataaggtattcctctatagggtgcaaggaatccttcaccatttgtataaccaccatctacaaggtaataacaacctaatgaaaaaaaaaaacagaccttattagtgttttgtagttgacaaacagaactaaacctaacttagaaagttgagactaagtaatagtcttacccgctggtaccttaaaaccattaggcctactaattgcatcatgtagcactctagagtctgatgcggaaccctcccaccccggaaacacatatatgaactgcatatctcctgaacacacacctaacacattagttgcgactcgaccctttcttgttcggtatcttggtttgtcaatttcaggtacatgcacatcaatgtgtgttccatccaatgctcccaagcaattcttaaaaataaaaaataaaaaactttttgttaatttatacaaagggaatgaagagttaaagcttaaggaaaatgaaaaatatttctcatcataccttaaaacatcgccacctagcatctgtagaatcaataggcacaggctgtgggacttttagtaggaaaccttgtaatcgcaaaattccttgcaatacgctattgaaatacctacttatagtctctcccgacctataaaatctaccgccaacactacgattcttagtatgatgtgctaatatttgtaaagtcatacacacctgttcctctacagacaccaaaccatcagtttttaccctcccatcttgacgaagtaagtcgcataatatgccaaaagtccttctatccattctcaattcgttaacacattcagtatcagtattccctattataccattcagataacacaaactaatctctcgtctaataagtgaacggttagtcaatgtgggtcgttcaacatgtctctgtttgccacgtagcatcatcaccacaagaatcgtacaaatacaaattgtttccaaataagacatctctaacaataagatcaataaaagcttccttcgatccatatctatccaaacaaaaacaaaaaacaaaaaacaaattaactaaatcattaacccgaggcaacaaatatacatatggcgttgaaaaaaaaaagttttcattaacccgaggcatcatattcaaaatgttctactcttatacatctataaacatgtgtctaagaacactagtatgaggattgctatcattgctaggcattgcatgtgaaaagggaaattaaaggacacctgtaatgcagtagccttagccttagccttccgtttatgctcctcttctctgcaaccaacaaccacaacaaattgcaattcagcatcaaccccacacaatacaaaacattcacattgtatacacagtacatacatacacactgcaaacacagtacatacatacactgcatacactacacacacactgcatacatacacactgcaaacacagtacatacatacacacactacatacactgcatacactacacacactacatacactacacacacacactgcatacactacacacacaccctgcaagtacacacacagtgcatacatacatacacacactgcatacaccctgcatacacacacactgcatacacagtacacaaacacacacactgtATACACATTGcacacacagtacacaaacacacacacactacatacactacacttacacacacactgcatacactacacacacaccctgcatacacactgcacacacacacactcacactcacacactgcacacacacacacacactacatacactacacttacacacacactgcatacactacacacacaccctgcatacacactgcacacacacacactcacactcacacactgcacacacacacacacactacatacactacacttacacacacactgcatacactacacacacaccctgcatacacactgcacacacacacactcacactcacacactgcacacacacacacacactacatacactacacttacacacacactgcatacactacacacacaccctgcatacacactgcacacacacacacaaactgcatacacactcacacacacactgcacacacacacgcacacactgcatacacacacacacactgcacacacactcacacactgaacacagtcacacacacacacacactggacacacacatacacacactgcatatatacacacacacacaaactgcacacacacactgcatacacacacaaattgcacacacacacaaactgcacacacacacactgcatacacacacaaactgcacacacacacaaactgcacacacacacactacatacacacacacactgcacacacactcacactcacacacactcacactcacacacactcacactcacacactgaacacagtgacacacacacacacacggggacagagtgcaacacactcttaccctcacacacacactctgtttttatactcacacacacacactgcatacatacttgcatacacacacactgcacacacacacacacactgcacacacacacactgcacacacacacacacactgcatacatactgcatacatacacacacacacactgcgcacacacacacactgcacacactgcatagacacacacacactgcacacactgcatagacacacacacactgcatacacactcacacacacactgcacacacacacacaaactgcatacacactcacacacacactgcacacacacacacactgcacacacacacacacacactgcatacatactgcatacatacacacacacacacacactgcgcacacacacacacactgcacacactgcatagacacacacacattgcacacactgcatagacacacacacactgcatacacactcacacacacactgcacacacacacacaaactgcatacacactcacacacacactgcacacacacacacacacacactgcatacacacacacactgcacacacactcacacacactcacactcacactcacactcacacacaaacacacacacactcacactcacacacaaacacacacacacacactgcacacttacacttacactcacactcacactcacactcacactcacacttacacacacactgcatacatactgcatacatacacacacacactgcatacatactacatacatacacacacacacacaaactgcacacacacacactgcatacacacacacacactgcacacacactcacactcacacactgaacacagtcacacacacacacacactggacacacacatacacacacacacaaactgcacacacacactgcatacacacacaaattgcacacacacacaaactgcacacacacacactgcatacacacacaaactgcacacacacacaaactgcacacacacacacactacatacacacacacactgcacacacactcacactcacacacactcacactcacacactgaacacagtgacacacacacacacggggacagagtgcaacacactcttaccctcacacacacactctgtttttatactcacacacacacactgcatacatacttgcatacacacacactgcgcacacacacacacactgcacacactgcatagacacacacacattgcacacactgcatagacacacacacactgcatacacactcacacacacactgcacacacacacacaaactgcatacacactcacacacacactgcacacacacacacacacacactgcatacacacacacactgcacacacactcacacacactcacactcacactcacactcacacacaaacacacacacactcacactcacacacaaacacacacacacacactgcacacttacacttacactcacactcacactcacactcacactcacacttacacacacactgcatacatactgcatacatacacacacacactgcatacatactacatacatacacacacacacacaaactgcacacacacacactgcatacacacacacacactgcacacacactcacactcacacactgaacacagtcacacacacacacacactggacacacacatacacacacacacaaactgcacacacacactgcatacacacacaaattgcacacacacacaaactgcacacacacacactgcatacacacacaaactgcacacacacacaaactgcacacacacacacactacatacacacacacactgcacacacactcacactcacacacactcacactcacacactgaacacagtgacacacacacacacggggacagagtgcaacacactcttaccctcacacacacactctgtttttatactcacacacacacactgcatacatacttgcatacacacacactgcacacacacacacacactgcacacacacacacactgcatacatactgcatacatacacacacacacacacactgcgcccacacacacacactgcacacattgcatagacacacacacactgcac encodes the following:
- the LOC126609944 gene encoding protein ANTAGONIST OF LIKE HETEROCHROMATIN PROTEIN 1-like isoform X1, whose protein sequence is MDRRKLLLILLLEMSYLETICICTILVVMMLRGKQRHVERPTLTNRSLIRREISLCYLNGIIGNTDTECVNELRMDRRTFGILCDLLRQDGRVKTDGLVSVEEQVCMTLQILAHHTKNRSVGGRFYRSGETISRYFNSVLQGILRLQGFLLKVPQPVPIDSTDARWRCFKNCLGALDGTHIDVHVPEIDKPRYRTRKGRVATNVLGVCSGDMQFIYVFPGWEGSASDSRVLHDAISRPNGFKVPAGCYYLVDGGYTNGEGFLAPYRGIPYHLSEWEGRTPSNKEEYFNMKHSKARNVIERCFGLLKGRWSILRSPSFYPIRTQGRIITACCLLHNLIRQEMSVDPMENLPIIEDGQNTEEGEYVGSVQSSDQWTAMRNDMAEEMYNEWRAIRNQQPN
- the LOC126609944 gene encoding uncharacterized protein LOC126609944 isoform X2; its protein translation is MDNENILNATQEPKGRRRKWEAFEEEVLLGVLEDFVARKQRCDTGAFKQGTLVEIAKAVNVLCPHSNIKANPHIESKLKKWKKTYSMVVDMINTSGFAWNDVKKCVEVDSDDAWQTYVQRNKEADGWRSKPFPLFDRFAYIFGKDRATGNVAETPAQMVEEQSHDHVGESDIGGDNFVSSMNQQSQQSTPSENSQRKRKRAVGSSSDGTEAIISGLKDFYVESGKRMQMVTEALVQGTADHTDIANELEAMGLSPMDQIDALSLILDKPKNVGVFRAIKPELKKVFVQRLLRDNASG